A stretch of Rhodoferax potami DNA encodes these proteins:
- a CDS encoding PilN domain-containing protein — MPQQINLCSVSLIKPRQQFEANTMALALGVFVVLGAALCATWVWNLQNAQRGFASALQTQASEMQSLQAAIAQSKARAEPPSPALIQEAQAKKAEIQLKNQALLALQQGQFKPGFGHSDRLALVARSIPDSVWITAVRADAGSMEVTGFTLEPSSLNDWVGRLAQSPLMDGLRLSTVKIQSTALAPSVGGAALAASAGASGARGREAWSFNLVSAQAQPEAPGVQP, encoded by the coding sequence ATGCCCCAACAAATCAACCTGTGCTCCGTTTCGCTGATCAAGCCCCGTCAGCAGTTCGAGGCGAACACCATGGCGTTGGCCCTTGGCGTGTTCGTGGTCCTGGGTGCCGCACTGTGCGCCACCTGGGTGTGGAACTTGCAGAATGCCCAGCGCGGCTTTGCTTCGGCTTTGCAGACGCAGGCCTCGGAGATGCAAAGCCTGCAAGCCGCTATCGCCCAGAGCAAAGCCCGTGCGGAGCCACCCTCCCCAGCGTTGATCCAAGAAGCACAAGCTAAAAAAGCCGAGATTCAACTCAAAAATCAAGCCTTGCTGGCATTGCAGCAAGGGCAATTCAAGCCCGGATTCGGCCACTCTGACCGGTTGGCCTTGGTGGCACGCAGCATCCCCGATTCAGTCTGGATCACAGCGGTGCGCGCCGATGCGGGCAGCATGGAGGTGACCGGCTTCACCTTGGAGCCGTCTTCTTTGAACGATTGGGTCGGGCGTTTGGCCCAGAGCCCCCTGATGGACGGTTTGCGCCTCAGCACCGTGAAAATCCAGAGCACGGCGCTGGCGCCGTCAGTGGGCGGCGCTGCGCTGGCTGCATCCGCAGGCGCCTCGGGTGCCCGGGGGCGAGAGGCGTGGTCCTTCAACCTGGTGAGCGCCCAAGCGCAGCCCGAAGCGCCGGGAGTCCAACCATGA
- a CDS encoding DUF6701 domain-containing protein yields MFTIECISGKAKRLLCILFPRTQLLALCLGLMLFIPTGVHAQIVYRGAAQAISTVATSFAVTKPAGVVDKDVLIASVALSPNTATVSPPAGWILILDTPQAAVNSSRLVTYYKVAGASEPASYTWTVSGVGISVAVGITAFGGVDTASPIVVSAAAATPASLTHSAPSVSPNVPSGVLVTSHEYASSSSWAPPSGMTEAVDVATLPTLPATGVTLSMNYKALSGAGATGGQIATAANNADAGAAHSLVLRALPVLTKVSSASAAVQNSVVTFSITMSNPAMTDLSAVTVTDVLPASMAYVTSAVSTGSVAVSGQNLTWTIPTIPAGETAQLTLAVRLLQSGVLSNTASSNVSGSATASVLSLTGSITHFKFDAPVGSWTGAAGEVLDSGGTNLHGKRITTSVPTTTNEVLPATAISSQFSAVNGDFCNAARFDRRAVVEVASSPLFDYTTQLSASAWIFPTAYPSVANGADLFSVLSNDVNYEFHIDRNGKLYWWWNGPSITSATTIPLNQWTHVAITFNSITGQQRIYINGVADANVGTWKGTLTANNCNFYVGGDVGTGTCAVRTDRNFQGLIDEVKLYNTQLSEAQVRADMTIGRSCSGTFDHIRIEHDGNGSICNPETVTIKACQNASCSTLYPGDVQVQLTPTGAWTNGDSFTVSGGVATRQLGRSTAGAVTLGTVNVSPAPGGATRCFAGSTESCTMTFASASCSFDAVEQGAAPKSRLFTKLAGTGFNVDVLALNASATVNTGYTGTVAVDLVDASTVDCPTGSGLNTSTNVVFASGNQGRKNLSLTYPNAASNVRVRMRVGASAPACSSDNFAIRPTQLQVTAPTLNNANLTGSPSAVAGSSFALEATALNVSGGYVGSAPAVVASKVKDHNNVTVATGSFSGSFNPSSGTKASGSSFKYLDVGNLQFEVDGVVDSAFTGVDRVNADCVVGSTSNALNSGKYGCNIGSAASPKFGRWFPSHYSFTGTITPSCAAGGFTYMDEDALGVLLTIKAHASSGGTASATDPVVSRYTTGYTNLASVTISGDNDGPAVATSRLSSPTFPTMPNSALWSSGQWVINDTYAFSKLLVSPDGPYDSFKLNAAIADPDGSTFFSATNETGTTRIRYGQLRMSNVYGSELMSLPVPLEARYWNGSYYVTNIRDSCTTLNLSSIAMSSYSGNLAACETQISPTATQTLSNGKLSGSGVVLSRPGQGNSGSVQLTMNVGATASGSTCVSSTSSSATAANRPWFGSNPTAKATFGVYKSPLIYLRENY; encoded by the coding sequence ATGTTCACTATCGAATGTATTTCGGGGAAGGCAAAGAGGCTTCTTTGCATCTTGTTTCCGCGCACTCAACTACTTGCACTTTGCCTGGGTTTGATGCTTTTCATCCCAACGGGTGTACACGCGCAAATTGTTTACAGAGGCGCAGCGCAGGCCATTTCGACGGTAGCAACGTCTTTTGCGGTCACCAAGCCGGCTGGCGTAGTGGATAAAGACGTTTTGATCGCCAGTGTTGCGTTGAGTCCCAATACGGCAACGGTTAGCCCTCCAGCCGGGTGGATCCTGATTTTGGATACGCCACAGGCGGCCGTGAACAGTTCCCGTTTGGTAACTTATTACAAAGTTGCAGGTGCTAGCGAACCCGCGTCGTACACATGGACGGTGTCAGGTGTCGGCATAAGTGTTGCAGTTGGCATAACTGCTTTCGGAGGTGTCGATACTGCCAGCCCGATCGTGGTCAGCGCTGCTGCAGCAACTCCGGCATCACTGACGCATTCAGCGCCATCTGTCAGTCCTAACGTGCCCAGCGGCGTATTGGTCACATCGCATGAATACGCAAGTTCTTCGTCCTGGGCGCCACCGAGTGGAATGACCGAGGCGGTAGATGTCGCAACTTTACCTACCCTCCCGGCAACCGGAGTGACGTTATCGATGAATTACAAGGCGTTGAGTGGAGCGGGTGCAACCGGTGGGCAGATAGCCACCGCCGCTAACAACGCGGATGCGGGCGCCGCGCATTCCTTGGTTTTGCGAGCGTTGCCGGTTTTGACCAAAGTTTCCAGCGCATCTGCTGCTGTACAAAACTCCGTCGTGACGTTCAGCATCACGATGTCGAATCCAGCCATGACAGATTTGTCAGCGGTGACAGTGACAGATGTATTGCCTGCATCGATGGCCTATGTAACCAGCGCTGTATCTACCGGTTCAGTGGCAGTCAGCGGCCAAAATCTGACGTGGACGATTCCAACCATTCCCGCGGGTGAAACTGCGCAACTTACGCTGGCTGTCAGGTTGTTGCAAAGCGGCGTATTGAGCAATACGGCGAGCAGCAACGTCAGTGGATCAGCGACTGCATCTGTCTTGTCATTGACTGGCAGCATTACCCATTTCAAGTTTGATGCGCCAGTCGGCAGTTGGACTGGTGCAGCGGGAGAGGTTTTGGACTCCGGAGGAACAAACCTTCACGGGAAACGGATAACCACATCCGTGCCGACCACAACAAATGAAGTACTCCCCGCAACGGCGATTTCTTCTCAATTCAGCGCCGTCAATGGTGACTTTTGTAATGCAGCGAGATTTGACAGAAGGGCGGTAGTCGAGGTTGCGAGCAGCCCCCTCTTTGACTACACCACCCAGCTCTCAGCGTCTGCATGGATTTTTCCGACTGCATATCCATCGGTCGCCAATGGTGCAGATTTGTTTTCTGTTTTGTCCAATGATGTGAATTACGAATTTCACATTGATAGGAACGGCAAACTCTATTGGTGGTGGAACGGTCCCTCGATCACTTCCGCCACCACGATTCCGCTCAATCAGTGGACGCACGTTGCGATTACTTTTAATTCGATTACAGGACAGCAGCGCATTTACATCAATGGTGTTGCCGACGCCAATGTTGGCACTTGGAAGGGTACGTTGACCGCGAACAACTGCAATTTTTATGTGGGAGGCGACGTAGGAACGGGTACTTGCGCAGTGCGAACGGATAGAAACTTCCAAGGCTTGATAGACGAGGTCAAGCTTTACAACACGCAACTCAGCGAAGCGCAAGTTCGTGCTGATATGACCATCGGGCGCTCTTGCTCCGGGACCTTTGACCACATTCGGATTGAGCATGACGGCAATGGCTCGATTTGCAATCCAGAGACCGTCACCATCAAAGCCTGTCAAAACGCCAGTTGCTCAACGTTGTACCCGGGGGACGTGCAGGTGCAACTTACGCCTACTGGCGCCTGGACCAATGGTGATTCCTTCACCGTTTCGGGAGGGGTCGCCACACGTCAGCTTGGTAGAAGCACGGCGGGCGCTGTCACTTTGGGTACTGTCAACGTGTCACCGGCCCCCGGAGGAGCGACGCGTTGCTTTGCGGGCTCCACGGAGTCTTGCACCATGACGTTTGCATCGGCATCTTGCAGCTTTGACGCCGTAGAACAAGGTGCGGCCCCTAAATCTAGGCTGTTCACCAAATTGGCGGGAACCGGATTCAATGTAGATGTTCTGGCTCTCAACGCCTCCGCTACGGTAAACACTGGCTATACCGGAACCGTGGCGGTTGATTTGGTAGACGCGTCTACGGTCGACTGCCCGACCGGATCCGGCTTGAATACATCCACCAATGTAGTTTTTGCGAGCGGTAACCAAGGACGAAAGAACCTCTCGCTGACGTATCCCAACGCAGCCTCGAATGTGCGCGTGCGTATGAGGGTGGGTGCCTCAGCACCTGCATGTTCCAGCGACAACTTCGCGATCCGCCCCACTCAACTGCAGGTGACGGCGCCGACGCTGAACAACGCTAACCTGACGGGCAGTCCCAGTGCGGTTGCAGGTTCCAGCTTCGCGTTGGAGGCCACCGCGTTGAATGTGAGTGGTGGTTACGTGGGTAGTGCACCGGCGGTTGTCGCGTCCAAAGTCAAAGATCACAACAATGTGACGGTGGCTACCGGATCTTTCTCAGGTAGTTTTAATCCCTCGAGTGGCACAAAGGCCAGTGGCAGTAGCTTTAAATACTTGGACGTTGGCAATCTCCAGTTTGAGGTGGACGGCGTTGTGGACTCCGCATTTACGGGTGTGGATCGAGTGAATGCAGATTGCGTGGTGGGCAGTACTTCCAACGCGCTCAACAGCGGCAAATACGGCTGCAATATCGGAAGTGCAGCCTCCCCCAAATTTGGCCGCTGGTTTCCCAGCCATTACTCTTTTACCGGGACCATCACCCCCAGTTGCGCGGCTGGCGGCTTTACCTATATGGATGAAGACGCCTTGGGTGTATTGCTCACCATCAAGGCCCATGCCTCCAGTGGTGGCACGGCATCGGCGACCGACCCGGTAGTCAGCCGTTACACCACCGGCTACACCAACCTTGCATCTGTGACCATCAGTGGGGATAACGATGGCCCAGCAGTGGCCACCTCAAGGCTCAGCAGCCCGACTTTTCCGACAATGCCAAACTCGGCACTTTGGAGTTCCGGGCAGTGGGTCATAAATGACACTTACGCCTTTAGCAAGCTGCTGGTATCGCCGGACGGGCCCTATGACAGTTTCAAGCTCAATGCCGCAATTGCAGATCCCGATGGGAGCACGTTCTTCAGTGCGACCAACGAGACCGGCACTACTCGCATTCGTTATGGTCAGTTGCGGATGTCCAATGTGTATGGCTCGGAGTTGATGAGTTTGCCTGTCCCCTTGGAAGCCCGCTATTGGAACGGCTCATACTATGTAACCAACATCCGGGACAGTTGCACCACACTGAATCTCTCCAGCATCGCCATGTCCAGCTATTCCGGTAACCTCGCCGCCTGTGAAACACAGATTTCACCTACGGCGACGCAAACCCTGTCGAACGGGAAGCTATCCGGCAGCGGCGTAGTCCTGAGCAGGCCGGGCCAAGGAAATAGCGGCAGTGTGCAACTCACCATGAATGTAGGCGCCACTGCATCCGGTAGTACCTGTGTTTCCAGCACATCTAGTTCGGCTACCGCCGCCAATCGACCGTGGTTCGGTAGTAACCCCACCGCCAAGGCCACTTTTGGGGTTTACAAGAGCCCCTTGATCTACTTGCGCGAGAACTACTGA
- a CDS encoding type II secretion system protein produces MARTLFASRQHGFTLVELVMVIVILGIVGAMVAVFMRAPIEAYFASGRRAALTDVADIAVRRMSRDLHKALPNSVRTSTVNGSDSCLEFIPTRTGARYREQDRVASDGKGLTFAAADSAFNMLERNADWSADQQIKANDLIAIYNLGITGANAYNGDNVARVSTLAADISSGTEETSINLAAAKQFPLESGAKRFHVVPVEENVVAYVCTGGTLRRLATPGLATGTAPLFANSATGFCGTPAQLASAPVMANNIPFDSAAGRYLCSFTYNGSDLQRNGLIQMSLSLTSDGEMVSLFHQININNTP; encoded by the coding sequence ATGGCCCGCACTCTCTTCGCTTCGCGGCAACACGGCTTCACTTTGGTGGAACTGGTGATGGTGATCGTCATCCTCGGCATCGTGGGGGCCATGGTGGCGGTGTTCATGCGGGCGCCGATTGAGGCCTACTTTGCCAGCGGGCGGCGGGCGGCGTTGACGGACGTGGCTGATATCGCCGTACGTCGCATGTCCCGAGACTTGCACAAAGCGCTGCCAAATAGCGTTCGTACGTCCACCGTCAATGGTTCTGACAGCTGCTTGGAGTTCATTCCTACCCGAACTGGTGCGCGCTACCGCGAGCAAGACAGGGTGGCTAGTGATGGCAAGGGGTTGACCTTTGCTGCAGCCGATAGTGCATTCAACATGCTGGAGCGCAATGCGGACTGGAGCGCGGACCAGCAAATCAAGGCCAATGACCTGATTGCGATCTACAACCTAGGGATCACCGGCGCCAACGCCTACAACGGCGACAACGTAGCTCGCGTGAGCACCCTGGCGGCAGACATCAGCAGTGGCACAGAAGAGACCAGCATCAACTTAGCTGCGGCCAAGCAGTTTCCGCTGGAGTCTGGCGCCAAGCGCTTTCATGTGGTGCCGGTGGAGGAGAACGTAGTGGCCTATGTGTGCACAGGTGGGACCCTGCGGCGCTTGGCGACGCCTGGCCTCGCCACTGGAACAGCCCCCTTGTTTGCCAACAGCGCTACGGGTTTTTGCGGTACACCGGCCCAATTAGCCAGCGCGCCAGTAATGGCTAACAACATTCCATTCGACTCAGCAGCTGGCAGATACCTGTGTTCATTCACTTACAACGGCAGCGATTTGCAACGCAACGGCTTGATTCAAATGTCCCTCAGCCTTACCAGTGACGGGGAGATGGTGAGCCTGTTTCACCAGATCAACATAAACAACACGCCATGA
- a CDS encoding type IV pilus modification PilV family protein, translated as MNSPRRHSGFTLIELIIFIVVVSAGLAGILSVMNTTVKSSADPMVRKQAIALAESVLEEVLQKAYADPDGTNTDETDRTNWDNVDDYDGKTEADLALPAAVSAYSVRIAVSDGSAVLGIAARKVTVTVSRGTESITLAGYRTNY; from the coding sequence ATGAATAGCCCACGCCGTCATTCCGGCTTCACGCTGATCGAGCTCATCATCTTTATTGTGGTGGTGAGTGCCGGTTTGGCGGGTATCTTGTCGGTGATGAACACCACCGTGAAGTCCAGCGCAGACCCGATGGTGCGCAAGCAGGCCATTGCGCTGGCCGAATCGGTGTTGGAGGAGGTGCTGCAAAAAGCCTATGCCGACCCCGACGGTACAAATACCGATGAGACCGATCGCACCAACTGGGACAACGTGGACGACTACGACGGCAAGACCGAGGCCGACCTCGCGTTGCCTGCGGCGGTATCGGCCTATTCGGTGCGCATTGCGGTGAGCGATGGCAGCGCAGTGCTTGGTATTGCAGCCAGAAAAGTTACGGTGACGGTGAGCAGGGGCACAGAGTCCATCACCTTGGCCGGTTACCGGACGAATTACTGA
- a CDS encoding pilus assembly FimT family protein yields MSPPFSLDFALESMPASRGKRMRGFTLVELVMVIVLLGVLSVYAVPRMINTGDFFARGFHDQSMAYLRYAQKTAIAQRRTVCVTLSANAISLRIAGAAGINNCDPASPPAPSGTALRGPAGEAGLSARSGVAFSGTPISFNFDALGQPVYNSSGAAAATQTLQVENVGRSITIEAATGYVHE; encoded by the coding sequence ATGTCTCCGCCTTTTTCCTTGGATTTTGCGTTGGAATCGATGCCCGCGTCTCGGGGCAAGCGCATGCGCGGATTCACGCTGGTGGAGCTGGTCATGGTGATTGTGTTGCTCGGGGTGCTGTCGGTGTACGCGGTGCCGCGCATGATCAACACGGGCGACTTCTTTGCCCGCGGGTTCCACGATCAGTCCATGGCCTATTTGCGCTATGCGCAAAAGACGGCCATCGCCCAGCGCCGCACCGTGTGTGTGACCCTGAGTGCCAATGCCATCAGTTTGCGGATCGCGGGTGCTGCCGGGATCAACAACTGCGACCCGGCCTCACCGCCAGCCCCCAGCGGGACGGCCTTGAGGGGGCCCGCCGGTGAAGCGGGACTCAGCGCCCGCAGCGGAGTTGCCTTCAGCGGTACGCCGATTAGCTTTAATTTCGATGCCCTAGGCCAGCCGGTGTACAACAGTTCCGGGGCCGCAGCCGCAACCCAGACATTGCAGGTCGAGAACGTTGGTAGATCCATCACGATTGAAGCCGCCACGGGGTATGTGCATGAATAG
- a CDS encoding O-antigen ligase family protein, with amino-acid sequence MPAAPASNTPESTAISAATTPAHRKTRGAAWALALTIALVPALGVPGEWVLQDTLKSALLAMGVVCALALLLIRALQAPREESTEWYFHGLLAFPAVLCLYALGSMAWSHSYLAGAEAARWCMLGALLWTCLQVLRGGHAKLLVWGIHAGAIGAAAWGAAQFWGDLSWFPQVAAPASVFVNRNFFAEYLVCTLPFSAYALTQLRSPKGRTLMALSLAGNLAALLMTGTRSALIAAAIMVPVTLVVLWLYRRAADSPSWSRRDVALTSSILLLGLAGLALIPSNSPTIVAQGYGLTPLERSVYRAGSVAKPEEYTEGSFSIRALMWRASIRMLIDQPWTGVGAGAWEVHIPRYQGANNSVETDFYAHNEPLQLLAEYGLPVGGGLLAGLLGYLLFSAQTRWQRLAHARPSAAEALCAIALCSLLGLLLVSNAGFPWRLASTGALFMVGLAVLAHADPRPYLASAATLRAGLVATSLAGLVSLVVSGLAFRAEFAIIRSIQTLNLILKNPTMPPAEWQRLQTKAWDWLKKGVEIHPHYRKLTAQAGDGFAATGNLQAALWAQNSIAVSRPYIPDVRANQILLNVALDRNGPAAEAFAALAALQPDTPRTRALDILLMRRAGQTAEAAHKLRTYFAGGVLQYDLIQMAIAIGLETRDEALTTQAYQLWVRHWPQDRQAQATSLNAAPAAWREDMSKLNETARP; translated from the coding sequence ATGCCTGCTGCACCAGCCTCCAATACACCCGAAAGTACCGCCATTTCTGCGGCCACTACGCCCGCTCACCGGAAGACCCGGGGCGCCGCTTGGGCACTCGCGCTCACCATTGCGCTCGTACCGGCGCTGGGTGTTCCCGGGGAATGGGTGTTGCAGGACACACTGAAGTCTGCGCTGCTGGCCATGGGCGTGGTGTGCGCCTTGGCACTGCTGCTCATTCGAGCGCTTCAGGCCCCTCGTGAGGAAAGCACCGAGTGGTATTTCCATGGCCTGCTGGCCTTTCCAGCCGTCTTGTGCCTGTATGCACTGGGCAGCATGGCGTGGTCGCACAGCTATCTGGCGGGGGCAGAGGCTGCGCGCTGGTGCATGCTTGGCGCGCTGTTATGGACATGCCTGCAGGTGCTACGGGGCGGACACGCCAAGCTGCTGGTGTGGGGCATCCATGCGGGCGCAATCGGTGCGGCGGCGTGGGGCGCAGCGCAGTTCTGGGGAGACCTCTCCTGGTTCCCGCAAGTGGCCGCACCGGCTTCGGTGTTTGTGAATCGCAATTTCTTTGCGGAGTATCTGGTGTGCACCCTGCCGTTCTCGGCGTATGCCCTGACGCAGCTGCGTTCCCCCAAGGGGCGAACCCTCATGGCACTGTCACTGGCAGGGAACCTCGCAGCCCTGCTCATGACCGGCACCCGCTCGGCACTGATAGCAGCAGCCATCATGGTGCCTGTCACTCTGGTCGTGCTGTGGCTCTACCGGCGAGCGGCGGATAGTCCGTCTTGGTCTCGGCGAGACGTAGCGCTCACCAGCTCGATTTTGCTGCTGGGGCTTGCGGGCTTGGCGCTCATCCCGAGCAATAGCCCGACCATCGTGGCCCAAGGGTATGGCTTAACCCCGTTGGAGCGCAGTGTGTACCGTGCGGGCTCGGTGGCAAAGCCCGAAGAGTACACAGAAGGCTCGTTTTCGATACGCGCGCTCATGTGGCGTGCCAGCATCCGCATGCTGATAGATCAGCCGTGGACCGGAGTCGGTGCGGGTGCTTGGGAGGTGCATATTCCGCGCTACCAGGGTGCCAATAACTCCGTCGAAACCGACTTTTATGCCCACAACGAACCCTTGCAGTTGCTGGCCGAATACGGCCTGCCGGTCGGCGGTGGCCTTTTGGCAGGCCTGCTCGGGTACCTGCTTTTCAGCGCCCAAACCCGCTGGCAGCGCTTGGCTCACGCCCGGCCCTCGGCAGCGGAAGCCTTGTGTGCGATAGCCCTGTGCAGCCTGTTGGGGCTGTTGCTGGTGAGTAATGCGGGGTTCCCGTGGCGACTCGCCAGCACCGGGGCGCTGTTCATGGTGGGGCTGGCGGTGCTGGCCCACGCAGACCCGCGCCCCTACCTGGCCAGCGCCGCCACTTTGCGCGCAGGGTTGGTGGCAACAAGCTTGGCGGGCTTGGTGAGTCTGGTGGTGAGTGGCTTGGCATTCCGGGCCGAATTCGCCATTATTCGCAGCATCCAGACGCTCAACCTCATCCTGAAGAACCCCACCATGCCGCCTGCAGAGTGGCAACGGCTACAAACCAAGGCGTGGGACTGGCTCAAAAAAGGGGTGGAGATTCACCCCCACTACCGCAAGCTCACGGCACAAGCGGGAGACGGTTTTGCCGCCACCGGCAACTTGCAGGCAGCACTCTGGGCCCAAAACTCGATTGCGGTATCGCGCCCGTACATTCCGGATGTCCGTGCCAACCAAATCTTGCTGAATGTCGCCCTGGACCGCAACGGCCCTGCCGCCGAGGCGTTTGCCGCTCTTGCAGCCTTGCAACCGGATACCCCGCGTACGCGGGCTTTAGACATTCTGCTTATGCGGCGCGCCGGCCAGACCGCCGAGGCGGCCCACAAGCTCCGCACCTACTTTGCAGGAGGGGTGCTTCAGTACGATTTGATCCAAATGGCCATCGCGATTGGCCTTGAAACCCGGGACGAGGCCTTGACGACACAGGCCTACCAGCTGTGGGTACGCCACTGGCCGCAAGACCGCCAGGCGCAAGCAACGAGCCTGAATGCCGCTCCCGCCGCTTGGCGGGAAGATATGAGCAAACTCAACGAAACGGCTCGCCCATGA
- a CDS encoding pilin, whose amino-acid sequence MKQVQRGFTLIELVMVIVILGILAAVAIPKFVDLSADARKASVQGVAGALSSGSAINYATFSARGTGTAVNSCDATKATLQGGSFPSAEYTADTTTFTTTSGTSNNCVLTFTPSGGTGVTASFIAITTP is encoded by the coding sequence ATGAAACAAGTACAGCGCGGCTTCACATTGATCGAGTTGGTCATGGTGATCGTGATCTTGGGCATCTTGGCAGCAGTGGCCATCCCCAAATTTGTCGATCTGTCTGCGGATGCCCGCAAGGCATCGGTGCAAGGCGTAGCGGGTGCTCTGTCTTCCGGCTCCGCCATCAACTACGCAACGTTCTCCGCCCGCGGCACCGGAACGGCTGTGAATTCATGTGATGCTACTAAAGCTACCTTGCAAGGCGGAAGCTTCCCATCCGCGGAATACACCGCGGATACAACCACTTTTACCACTACGTCTGGTACCAGCAACAATTGTGTTCTGACATTTACACCAAGCGGTGGCACCGGAGTAACCGCGTCTTTTATCGCCATTACAACGCCCTGA
- a CDS encoding type II secretion system F family protein, which yields MAIYDWRGRNNRGESVSGQLEAMTEGGVADQLMSIGVAPVHIAVSKAVDTKDKKDPLAFLTARPVDVDDVLIFSRQMYTLNKAGVPILRAFAGLEASATKPAMVDLLKDVRASLDQGRELSVALGRHVALFGNFYISMIRVGEMTGRLTEVFLRLNEHMEFERDVRERIKQATRYPTFVLMAMAAAIVILNIFVIPVFAKVFAGFNTELPLITRGLLGFSNWMLNWWPLLIVASVVVAIGVRAYLRTPGGRYKWDARKLKLPIIGEIILKATLARFARSFALSSQSGVPLVQALTVVAQTVDNAFIGARIEQMRDGIERGESISRCAAATGVFTPVVLQMINVGEETGELDNLLFEIAGMYERETDYNIKGLSAAIEPVLLAVIGALVLLLALGVFLPLWNMGQAAMGKGGG from the coding sequence ATGGCAATCTACGACTGGCGCGGACGTAACAACCGGGGTGAATCCGTAAGCGGGCAGTTGGAGGCCATGACCGAAGGCGGTGTGGCCGATCAGCTCATGTCCATCGGCGTTGCGCCGGTGCACATTGCGGTGTCCAAGGCAGTCGATACCAAAGACAAAAAAGACCCTCTGGCTTTTTTGACAGCCCGCCCGGTGGATGTGGACGACGTGCTGATTTTTTCGCGCCAAATGTACACCCTGAACAAGGCGGGCGTGCCGATTCTGCGGGCCTTTGCGGGGCTGGAGGCCTCGGCCACCAAGCCGGCCATGGTCGACTTGCTCAAGGATGTGCGCGCCAGTTTGGACCAGGGGCGTGAGCTCTCGGTGGCCTTGGGGCGCCATGTCGCGTTGTTTGGAAACTTTTATATTTCCATGATCCGGGTCGGCGAAATGACCGGCCGCCTCACCGAGGTGTTCCTCCGGCTCAATGAGCACATGGAGTTTGAGCGCGATGTCCGCGAGCGCATCAAACAAGCTACCCGCTACCCCACCTTTGTGTTGATGGCGATGGCCGCGGCCATTGTGATCTTGAATATTTTTGTGATCCCGGTCTTCGCCAAAGTATTTGCCGGGTTCAACACCGAGTTACCGTTGATCACCCGGGGGCTGCTCGGGTTTTCAAATTGGATGCTCAATTGGTGGCCGCTGCTGATCGTGGCCTCGGTGGTGGTTGCCATTGGTGTTCGCGCGTATTTACGAACGCCCGGCGGGCGTTACAAATGGGATGCGCGCAAGCTCAAGCTTCCCATCATTGGCGAAATCATTCTCAAAGCGACGCTGGCCCGTTTCGCCCGTAGCTTCGCCTTGAGCAGTCAAAGTGGCGTTCCTCTGGTGCAAGCGCTAACAGTCGTGGCTCAAACGGTGGACAACGCCTTCATCGGAGCCCGGATCGAGCAGATGCGGGACGGCATTGAGCGGGGTGAAAGTATCTCGCGTTGCGCAGCCGCCACGGGCGTGTTCACGCCGGTGGTGCTGCAAATGATCAATGTGGGCGAAGAAACCGGGGAGCTCGATAACCTGTTGTTCGAGATCGCCGGCATGTATGAGCGTGAGACGGACTACAACATCAAGGGCCTGTCTGCGGCTATTGAGCCGGTGCTGTTGGCGGTGATCGGCGCCCTGGTCTTGTTGCTGGCGCTGGGTGTGTTTCTGCCTCTGTGGAATATGGGGCAAGCCGCCATGGGCAAGGGCGGAGGCTAG